DNA from Desulfarculus baarsii DSM 2075:
ACGAGATCCAGTGCTACCGCGAACTGCTGGAAGTGGTCTCCACCGAGCGAGACATCCTGCTCAGCGGCGACCACAAGCGGCTGGCCGAAACCACCGAACAGAAAATCGGCCTGGGCAGTCGCCTGGCCAGGGCCCAGGAAAGCCGCCGCCAAGCCATGCAGGCCCTCGTGCCGCCGCAGGAAGGGCGCGAGGCGCGGTTGGGCGACCTGACCCCGCTCTTGCCCGTCGACCGCCGCGGTGAGTTCAAGGCCGCCGTGCGCGAGGCCGGCCTGCTGGCCCAGCGCCTTTCGCACATGAGCCAGGCCAACCGTTCGTTTTTGGAAGAAGCCCTCGACACGGTTGACAACCTCCTGGCCATCATCACCGGGCGCAAGCAGGGGGCGACCTACGGGGCCAACGGCCAGACCCGCCCCGCCCAGGGCCGCTCCATCATGGCCCGGGAGGCCTGAGATGCCCGGCATCTACAGCATGATGGACATCTCGCGCTGGGCGCTCAACGCCAGCGTGGATCAACTCGACGTGGTCTCGCACAACGTGGCCAACGTCAACACGCCGGGCTATTCCCGCCAAGTGGCGGTGCTGGCCACGCGCAACCCGCAGTATTCGTCCAAGGGCTATTTCGGCAATGGCGTCCAGACCACCACCGTCATGCAATACGTCGACAAGCTTCTGCTGGGCCGCCTGACCGCCAACACATCGGACACCTCGTACTATTCGGCCAAGCTCAGCCAGCTGACCCGCCTGGAGGCCCTGGCCAACGAAGCCAGCGACACCGGCCTGGGCGCGCAGATCACCAGCCTTTTCAACGCCTGGCAAGACCTGAGCAACAACCCCGAATCGTCGGCCGTGCGGGCCTCGCTGCAAGAAACCGCCAGCAACATGGCCCAGCGTTTTCAGTCCGTCGCCAACGACATGCTCTCCGTCCAGCGTGACATCGACGGCTACCTCAAGGACGCCGTCAGCCAAGCCAACCTGATCTGCCGGACCATCGCCGACCTCAACCTGAAGATTCAGCAGTCGGAGGTTTCGGGGCATTCGGCCAACGACTACCGCGACGAGCGTCAGCGCCAACTCAACGAGTTGGCCGGCTTGATGAACATAAGCTGGTACGAGGACAGCACCGGCGCGGTCAACGTCCAGACATCCAGCGGCAAGAGCCTGGTGCAGGTCAACTACCCCGGCGACAACGACCCCGATCCCCTGGCCTTCGAGGAAAGGCTCGGCGACGGCTACGAGCACAACCAGCTCGTCTGGACCAGTGGCGGCCTGGTCATGGATTACACCGAGATCACCGGCGGCAGCATCGGCGCCTGGCTGGACGTGCGCGACAACCAGATCGAAGACATGCTCGACTACATGAACGATCTGGCCAAGACGATCATCTTCGACGTCAACAAGCTTCACGCCTCGGGCGCGGGCCTCAGCGCCATGACCAGCGTCACCGGCGCCTATCAGGCCCAGAGCGCCAGCGCCGCCCTCAACAGCGCCGACAACCTGGCCTATGGCGACGAAATCGTGGCCGGTTCGTTCGATATCTGGGTCTATCAGGGCGGCACCAGGATCAAGACGACCATCGACGTCAAGCCCACCGATTCGCTCGACGACATCGCCGCGGCCATCAACGGCGTCACCGGCCTCAACGCCTCGGTCAGTTCGCTCAACACCCTGACCATCCACGCCGACGAAGGCGCCGAGTTCACTTTCGCCAACGACACCAGCAATGTCCTGGCCGCCCTGGGCGTCAACACCTTCTTCGACGGCTCCACCGCCACCAGCATCAGCATCAACGAGACCATCGCCAACGACGTGGGCCGCATCTGCGCCGGTCGCATCGGCGACGACGGCGAGCTTTCCAAGGGCGACAACACCGCCGCCCTGGATATCGCCGACTTGAAGGACTCGGACTCCATGCTCGGCGATACGGTGACCTACAACGAATCGTTGATCTCCTGGGCCGCGTCCCTGGGCACCACCATCTCCAACGCCACCGACAGCTACTCCTTCGCCACTGAAACCACCAGTAGCCTGGAAAACCTGCGCGACTCCATGAGCGGCGTGAGCTTGGACGAGGAAATGGTGCGCATGATCCAGTTCCAGCGGTC
Protein-coding regions in this window:
- a CDS encoding flagellar protein FlgN is translated as MQQAMEMIAQELENEIQCYRELLEVVSTERDILLSGDHKRLAETTEQKIGLGSRLARAQESRRQAMQALVPPQEGREARLGDLTPLLPVDRRGEFKAAVREAGLLAQRLSHMSQANRSFLEEALDTVDNLLAIITGRKQGATYGANGQTRPAQGRSIMAREA
- the flgK gene encoding flagellar hook-associated protein FlgK, which produces MPGIYSMMDISRWALNASVDQLDVVSHNVANVNTPGYSRQVAVLATRNPQYSSKGYFGNGVQTTTVMQYVDKLLLGRLTANTSDTSYYSAKLSQLTRLEALANEASDTGLGAQITSLFNAWQDLSNNPESSAVRASLQETASNMAQRFQSVANDMLSVQRDIDGYLKDAVSQANLICRTIADLNLKIQQSEVSGHSANDYRDERQRQLNELAGLMNISWYEDSTGAVNVQTSSGKSLVQVNYPGDNDPDPLAFEERLGDGYEHNQLVWTSGGLVMDYTEITGGSIGAWLDVRDNQIEDMLDYMNDLAKTIIFDVNKLHASGAGLSAMTSVTGAYQAQSASAALNSADNLAYGDEIVAGSFDIWVYQGGTRIKTTIDVKPTDSLDDIAAAINGVTGLNASVSSLNTLTIHADEGAEFTFANDTSNVLAALGVNTFFDGSTATSISINETIANDVGRICAGRIGDDGELSKGDNTAALDIADLKDSDSMLGDTVTYNESLISWAASLGTTISNATDSYSFATETTSSLENLRDSMSGVSLDEEMVRMIQFQRSYQMAAQMIQVSDELLQTLIGIVK